The Clostridium cylindrosporum DSM 605 genome includes the window TAGGTTGGGTATATTGGACTGGAATGGTTTTATCTATGTCTAGTGAAGCTACTGCTGTATCAATATTGCTACGTAATTGGATTCCTAATATACCTATCTCCTTGCTAGGAAGCTTAATAATCATTGCTGTTACTTTACTTAATCTTTTAGGAGCAACTAAGTTAAGCAAGCTAGAAAGTAGCCTTGCAGCAGTAAAGTTAATCGCAATAGTCTCCTTTATTGTTATTTCTATACTACTAATTCTGGGAATAATTAATAAAACAACACCGATTGGCATTGGAGAGTTAACTAGGGAGCCCTTTGCACCAGGAGGAATAAAAGGGATTGCAGGCAGTATGCTTATAGTTATGTTTGCCTATGCTGGCTTTGAAATAATTGGATTAGCTGCCTCAGAAACAGCCCAGCCTAGAAAAACTATCCCTAAAGCAATTAGAAACACTGTTTTTGCTCTGGTAAGCTTATACATATTATCTATACTTGTACTACTTCCACTAACTCCAACATCTATGCTTAATGAAAATATGAGTCCTTTGGTAGCTACTCTTAATAGATGGGGAATGGGTTGGGCCAGTAGTGTAATGAATTTTGTACTTATTACAGCTATACTATCAGCTTCCCTAGCAGCTATGTTTGGAATTGGAAGAATGATGAGATCTCTTGCTGATGAAGGTCAGGCTCCAGCATGGCTAAAAGATAAGAAAGATGTCCCTTATCGCGGAATACTCTTTTCTGGCTTTTCAATGTTATTAGCATTTTGGTTAGGTCTTTTATTCCCTAGAATGTATTTATTTCTCATAAGTTCAGGTGGTTTTGCTCTACTCTTTACATATATAGTAATTTTAGCTATACATATTCGATTCCGTAAAATGAATGGTTGTCCCCCAGAAGGAAAATGTCAGATGCCTGGATTCCCATACACCTCTTGGTTCGCCTTGATAAGTATGGTTATTATTATCGCGAGCATGCCTTTTATCTCAGGGCAAGGATCCGGACTTGTAGCTGGAATCATAATGATAGCAGTATATTCACTAGCCTATGGAGCTATTAGATTTTTCGCTAATTCAAAAGTGAAGAACACCTCTAATAGAAGTATAAATCTTAGGAGATATAATGAGAATTTCACAACAGAATTCTCCAAGGAACTAACTGATGAAGATAATTGTAATTGCAAAAATAAGTCTAATAAAAAATAGATTATATCTACACTGCCTTTAATTGAAATATATTATTTATAAAAGATGCACACACCTAACTTTTAAAAGTTTAGGAGTGTGCATTTAATTTATATTATTTATTAAGCTTTTCAAAGTATTCTACAACTTCACTATAGGATAAATTCCCTCCAAAAATATCAAGGGCACTTCCTATTGTTACATCAATTTTATTTTGACCTAATCTTTTTATAGTTTCTATATCTTCAAAAGTATGCACTCCACCGGCATATGTAGTTGGTATTGTAACCCACTCACCTAATAATTCAACTAAGTCTTCTTGTATTCCTCTGCACTGTCCTTCAACATCAACAGCGTGCACTAAAAACTCATCACAATAGCCTTCGAGCTTAGCTATATTATCCTTGTTTAACTCAAAGTTAGTGTACTTTTGCCATCTATCAGTTACTACATAATACTTTCCGTCTTTTTTTCTACAGCTTAAGTCTAGAACAAGCTTTTCTTTTCCGATAACCTCTACTACTTTATTTAAGTTTTCCCAGTTTATTTCCCCATCTTTAAATACAAATGAGGTAATTATAACGTGACTTGCTCCGTTATCTAAATAAAACTTAGCATTATCTGAATTTATGCCTCCTCCTACTTGAAGACCACTTGGATAAGACTTTAAAGCTTCAAGAGCTGCCTCAGTATTCCCAGGCCCTAACATAATTACATGTCCAGCAGTAAGATTATCCTTTTGGAACATCTCACCATAATATGATGGTTCCTTATCAGATATAAAATTCTCTATTAGCCCTTCTCCTTTATCTGATAAACTCCCCCCAACTATTTGCTTTACACGTCCTGAATGTATATCTATACAAGGTCTTAATCTCATCTATATAACCCCTCCCGATGTTTATTTTACCTTCTATTTTTATCTACATATATTCCCCTATTAAACCTTATCTATATTTTAAGATATATACATATAGTTTAACAAATCTTAAAACATTAAGTCAAAGTAAAAACTCCAACATTTTCGTCGTGATTTAAATAAATAATACATATTAACTATATTGACTCCCAATGTAATACTGTAAAACTTACTTCTGTCCTTTATGCTACTATGCTTTTATGCTAAACTTATCTAGAGGTGTATAGTTATGAAGAAATTAATAAAAGTCGTTGGTGCAATTATTGAAAATGAAAATAACGAAATACTATGTGCTCTTCGTTCTCCTAAAATGTCCATTCCGAACAGCTGGGAATTTCCTGGTGGAAAAATAGAAGATAAGGAATCATTAAAGCAAGCTATAGAAAGAGAAATTAAAGAAGAGCTCGCTTGTGATATAGAATTTCTTGATATTTTTAATGATAATACTCATGAATATGATAACTTTGTAGTGAACTTAATTACTGTTAAGTGTAAATTAATCTCTGGTACACCTGTCGCAAAGGAACACTCAAAACTAATATGGTTACATAGAGAAAATTTACTTTCACTAAAATGGGCCCCAGCAGATATTCCTGCAGTTAAGCAGTTAGTAGCAGAAAAGGTATAGCAAAACTTGCTATACCTTTTTTGTAAACTCTGTATATATGCCTGTTGGCATTTCATTTTCAAGCTTCATTAAAACAGTTATAGGCTTTTCCCCTTCAAAGCTATCAACATCACCTTTGCCTATATAAATATAGGGTTCTACTACTCCATCAATTTCTTTATACTTTCTTACTAATATGTGTAAATTAATATTTCTCTCTTTATTATAGATAATATTCTTACCTCTTTCAGAACTTTGAGCAGTATTATTTGGACTTTGCCATTGAAAGTAT containing:
- a CDS encoding amino acid permease encodes the protein MDKKQQGLSAGHLTMMALGTVIGGSFFLGSSVAINAAGPSILIAYVLGGILVYFILYALSEITVANPHSGSFHTFAAQIFGPGIGFVVGWVYWTGMVLSMSSEATAVSILLRNWIPNIPISLLGSLIIIAVTLLNLLGATKLSKLESSLAAVKLIAIVSFIVISILLILGIINKTTPIGIGELTREPFAPGGIKGIAGSMLIVMFAYAGFEIIGLAASETAQPRKTIPKAIRNTVFALVSLYILSILVLLPLTPTSMLNENMSPLVATLNRWGMGWASSVMNFVLITAILSASLAAMFGIGRMMRSLADEGQAPAWLKDKKDVPYRGILFSGFSMLLAFWLGLLFPRMYLFLISSGGFALLFTYIVILAIHIRFRKMNGCPPEGKCQMPGFPYTSWFALISMVIIIASMPFISGQGSGLVAGIIMIAVYSLAYGAIRFFANSKVKNTSNRSINLRRYNENFTTEFSKELTDEDNCNCKNKSNKK
- the hisA gene encoding phosphoribosylformimino-5-aminoimidazole carboxamide ribotide isomerase, with the translated sequence MRLRPCIDIHSGRVKQIVGGSLSDKGEGLIENFISDKEPSYYGEMFQKDNLTAGHVIMLGPGNTEAALEALKSYPSGLQVGGGINSDNAKFYLDNGASHVIITSFVFKDGEINWENLNKVVEVIGKEKLVLDLSCRKKDGKYYVVTDRWQKYTNFELNKDNIAKLEGYCDEFLVHAVDVEGQCRGIQEDLVELLGEWVTIPTTYAGGVHTFEDIETIKRLGQNKIDVTIGSALDIFGGNLSYSEVVEYFEKLNK
- a CDS encoding (deoxy)nucleoside triphosphate pyrophosphohydrolase; amino-acid sequence: MKKLIKVVGAIIENENNEILCALRSPKMSIPNSWEFPGGKIEDKESLKQAIEREIKEELACDIEFLDIFNDNTHEYDNFVVNLITVKCKLISGTPVAKEHSKLIWLHRENLLSLKWAPADIPAVKQLVAEKV